A DNA window from Drosophila pseudoobscura strain MV-25-SWS-2005 chromosome 2, UCI_Dpse_MV25, whole genome shotgun sequence contains the following coding sequences:
- the LOC6897757 gene encoding uncharacterized protein produces MGKHKTSIQDDIMVEFMKDNPQIARGFVKGDRAAADAKWSKLTKALNAAGPPTKDPSGWKKVWSDWKIMVRKKLVRNKQEVESAGGQPYSLVAIQPIEEEIASLCGFFAMVNGVGGGFDFGTPIKQEVDQLEESPLSPISTTRFGEESEAEAEPRAKRARPSAPPLNLENLCSLQAETLNSVAETLKEMKEQQSSHFKALEEIEREKLEVLKKLLD; encoded by the exons AT GGGCAAGCATAAGACTTCTATTCAAGACGATATAATGGTGGAGTTTATGAAAGACAACCCGCAGATCGCCAGGGGTTTCGTCAAAGGAGACcgcgcagcagcagatgccAAATGGTCAAAGCTGACAAAAGCATTAAATGCAGCAGGACCCCCAACCAAGGATCCATCAGGGTGGAAGAAG gtaTGGTCTGACTGGAAAATTATGGTACGCAAGAAACTGGTCCGAAACAAGCAGGAGGTCGAGAGTGCTGGCGGCCAGCCATACTCCCTGGTGGCTATCCAGCCAATCGAGGAGGAGATTGCTTCCTTGTGCGGCTTTTTTGCGATGGTGAATGGAGTAGGAGGAGGTTTCGATTTTGGAACACCAATAAAGCAAGAGGTAGACCAATTAGAGGAATCGCCATTGTCTCCAATATCGACGACCCGGTTTGGTGAGGAATCGGAAGCTGAAGCAGAGCCCAGAGCGAAACGTGCTCGCCCGTCTGCTCCACCTTTGAATTTGGAGAATCTCTGCTCTCTACAAGCAGAAACTTTGAATTCGGTGGCTGAAACTTTGAAAGAAATGaaagagcagcaaagcagccATTTCAAAGCTTTGGAAGAAATAGAAAGGGAGAAGCTTGAGGTTTTAAAAAAGCTATTAGATTAA
- the tacc gene encoding fibrous sheath CABYR-binding protein isoform X7 → MDFITNMIKRPLSIRLSDANSSSSDSGLSLADSKPKDSPSALASMAVHPVVATEDLLQLGDLEPLPSARESIQKLLLDVNVNLSQVSAHEMEHLQAMSAEMSPLAVKQSVRPSLEKQKVLATAMIIPPSEDLAIEPVAPRFGMFDEEEIPELAPLSVEMEAQLKADQSDADVFVECMSLNSEKFSCDPSELEAYSSALNDVLEQQLEQTVSDPLAGSIAHNTSYEPMDVDEINETMEMLKDVLAPEDHQLLQQQFLGDVLPPGMGQELYHRQQQSPQEGTEVPLEREQSQPQSMPVQEVPQLEKKVPEAEQSVGQCQKQDVPLPAIGLFQENGSPQEQAEQQLPAVDPSQEQKQLSKELEVALPAAIEPPQEPNQSTQEKTAQSQTCQETEQLVKALTMDQMLQEEPQEKTQNSEICQLHDQKVIVHPQEVQFEKQEPKECPVLMNSSHISMENEHEQSLQLEQPQEPEIETEQVVPSPAEEHLKKPEEPAVAPLSPPIPTLQANRVEYPISPPIPTHRPKTAEELMFLALKEFPLSANEGDLGFDDKATVPEEKKPDQGTVVAVTPSQLQQTTKPLSQELDSSFSNPKVLSTGPNSPSFPIKGPTEQSAHFPRSPHAPAERKEMSYLEEAVIESTAQRKLSICEPGVIAKSPVIIQVSQPSPEQRHLNETLPMGEVSPEPQDVTFDSGKRIEHSPQNEDTAFQDLSTFAVSLGAADDQQRRTFSVIKSTEDQQEAGESKSRRTFSLEKDKPRRTFCVEAHASPAVEATEESMGSEDYEAMDVDVSVQVEEATTFKSPRTPAQVPSSPPIPTHQNLTRPPIHVEYAPAASRQGNAPAVVEEQALSAKEQAHLSARDEKDVFVEYFGALSPVSEDMFKTPQYTSSGFNNLAKMKSGLGGGAPTMSLPGKRQEEEQFSEDEFQDAASNTKSGCGL, encoded by the exons ATGGATTTCATCACGAACATGATCAAACGGCCCCTGAGCATTCGCCTGTCAGacgccaacagcagcagcagtgacagCGGCCTGTCGTTGGCGGATTCCAAACCAAAGGATTCCCCATCTGCATTGGCTAGCATGGCTGTGCACCCGGTCGTGGCCACAGAGGATTTGCTTCAACTGGGCGATCTGGAACCGCTGCCCAGCGCTAGGGAGAGCATTCAAAAGCTCCTGCTTGACGTCAATGTGAATCTGAGCCAAGTTAGCGCCCACGAAATGGAACATTTGCAGGCCATGAGCGCGGAG ATGAGTCCGCTGGCAGTGAAGCAGAGTGTCAGGCCGAGTTTGGAGAAACAAAAGGTTTTGGCTACGGCAATGATCATACCGCCATCAGAGGACCTGGCGATTGAGCCAGTGGCTCCTAGATTTGGGATGTTCGACGAGGAGGAGATACCGGAGCTCGCTCCACTCAGTGTCGAAATGGAGG CCCAACTGAAAGCCGATCAATCGGATGCGGATGTTTTTGTGGAGTGCATGTCTCTCAACAGCGAAAAGTTCTCCTGTGATCCTTCAGAGCTGGAGGCCTATTCGAGTGCCCTCAACGATGtactggagcagcagctggagcaaaCAGTCAGTGATCCACTGGCTGGCAGTATTGCACACAACACCAGCTACGAGCCCATGGATGTGGACGAAATCAACGAAACCATGGAAATGCTGAAGGATGTCTTGGCTCCAGAGGATCATCagttgctgcagcagcaattcCTCGGTGATGTCTTGCCGCCCGGTATGGGTCAAGAGCTGTACCATAGGCAACAGCAGTCGCCGCAGGAGGGAACAGAGGTGCCCCTGGAAAGGGagcagtcacagccacagtcaaTGCCTGTGCAGGAAGTTCCACAGCTGGAAAAGAAAgtgccagaggcagagcaatCCGTTGGGCAGTGCCAGAAGCAAGACGTGCCCTTACCAGCAATTGGTCTATTCCAGGAGAATGGGTCGCCTCAGGAGCAAGCGGAGCAGCAATTGCCAGCAGTTGATCCTTCCCAAGAGCAAAAGCAATTATCTAAGGAACTGGAAGTGGCTCTGCCAGCAGCAATTGAGCCTCCTCAAGAGCCGAACCAATCGACTCAGGAGAAGACAGCGCAGTCGCAGACATGCCAGGAGACGGAACAGCTTGTGAAAGCTCTTACGATGGATCAAATGCTTCAGGAGGAGCCACAAGAAAAGACACAGAACTCAGAGATATGCCAACTGCACGATCAGAAGGTCATAGTACATCCTCAGGAGGTACAATTCGAAAAGCAGGAACCAAAGGAATGTCCTGTGTTAATGAACAGCAGCCATATTTCCATGGAAAACGAGCACGAGCAGAGTCTTCAGCTGGAACAGCCTCAAGAGCCGGAAATAGAAACAGAGCAAGTTGTTCCATCCCCAGCAGAGGAACACTTGAAGAAACCAGAAGAGCCAGCTGTAGCTCCGCTCTCCCCGCCTATTCCGACTCTGCAGGCGAACAGGGTGGAGTATCCCATATCCCCGCCCATACCCACACATCGACCAAAGACTGCCGAGGAACTGATGTTCCTGGCGCTCAAAGAGTTCCCCTTAAGTGCTAATGAAGGTGATCTAGGATTTGATGATAAGGCAACTGTcccagaagaaaaaaaacccgaTCAGGGGACTGTGGTGGCCGTTACACCTAGCCAGTTGCAACAAACCACCAAGCCCCTTTCTCAAGAGCTGGACAGCAGCTTCTCCAACCCCAAGGTACTCTCGACAGGACCCAATTCACCAAGTTTTCCCATTAAAGGTCCGACTGAGCAGTCTGCGCACTTTCCCCGCTCGCCGCACGCTCCGGCCGAGCGAAAGGAGATGTCCTACCTGGAGGAGGCCGTCATAGAGTCCACGGCGCAGCGCAAGCTGAGCATTTGCGAGCCGGGAGTCATTGCCAAGTCGCCGGTTATCATACAAGTGTCGCAGCCGAGTCCGGAGCAGCGTCATCTGAATGAAACGCTGCCCATGGGTGAAGTTTCCCCGGAGCCGCAGGATGTAACCTTCGATAGCGGAAAACGGATCGAACACAGTCCTCAAAATGAAGATACAGCGTTTCAAGATTTGTCCACGTTTGCCGTGTCCCTGGGAGCAGCCGATGATCAACAGCGTCGCACATTCTCCGTGATCAAGTCCACAGAGGAccagcaggaggcaggagagAGCAAATCGCGTCGTACTTTCTCCCTGGAAAAGGACAAACCCCGACGCACTTTCTGTGTGGAGGCGCATGCCTCGCCGGCAGTGGAGGCCACCGAAGAGAGCATGGGCAGCGAGGATTACGAGGCCATGGACGTGGACGTCTCTGTGCAGGTTGAAGAGGCCACTACGTTCAAGTCCCCGCGGACCCCGGCCCAAGTTCCCAGCTCGCCACCAATCCCCACCCATCAAAACCTCACCCGTCCGCCTATCCATGTGGAGTATGCTCCGGCGGCCTCTCGCCAAGGCAATGCACCCGCTGTCGTCGAGGAGCAGGCCCTGTCCGCCAAGGAGCAGGCCCATCTCAGTGCCCGCGACGAAAAGGATGTGTTTGTGGAGTACTTCGGGGCCTTGTCGCCAGTGTCGGAAGACATGTTCAAGACGCCACAGTACACCAGTAGTGGGTTTAATAATTTAGCCAAAATGAAGTCCGGATTAGGAGGAGGAGCTCCCACAATGTCCCTACCTGGAaagaggcaggaggaggaacagTTTTCCGAAGACGAGTTTCAGGATGCCGCCAGTAATACAAAAT CCGGCTGTGGCTTATAA
- the tacc gene encoding fibrous sheath CABYR-binding protein isoform X6, translating to MDFITNMIKRPLSIRLSDANSSSSDSGLSLADSKPKDSPSALASMAVHPVVATEDLLQLGDLEPLPSARESIQKLLLDVNVNLSQVSAHEMEHLQAMSAEMSPLAVKQSVRPSLEKQKVLATAMIIPPSEDLAIEPVAPRFGMFDEEEIPELAPLSVEMEAQLKADQSDADVFVECMSLNSEKFSCDPSELEAYSSALNDVLEQQLEQTVSDPLAGSIAHNTSYEPMDVDEINETMEMLKDVLAPEDHQLLQQQFLGDVLPPGMGQELYHRQQQSPQEGTEVPLEREQSQPQSMPVQEVPQLEKKVPEAEQSVGQCQKQDVPLPAIGLFQENGSPQEQAEQQLPAVDPSQEQKQLSKELEVALPAAIEPPQEPNQSTQEKTAQSQTCQETEQLVKALTMDQMLQEEPQEKTQNSEICQLHDQKVIVHPQEVQFEKQEPKECPVLMNSSHISMENEHEQSLQLEQPQEPEIETEQVVPSPAEEHLKKPEEPAVAPLSPPIPTLQANRVEYPISPPIPTHRPKTAEELMFLALKEFPLSANEGDLGFDDKATVPEEKKPDQGTVVAVTPSQLQQTTKPLSQELDSSFSNPKVLSTGPNSPSFPIKGPTEQSAHFPRSPHAPAERKEMSYLEEAVIESTAQRKLSICEPGVIAKSPVIIQVSQPSPEQRHLNETLPMGEVSPEPQDVTFDSGKRIEHSPQNEDTAFQDLSTFAVSLGAADDQQRRTFSVIKSTEDQQEAGESKSRRTFSLEKDKPRRTFCVEAHASPAVEATEESMGSEDYEAMDVDVSVQVEEATTFKSPRTPAQVPSSPPIPTHQNLTRPPIHVEYAPAASRQGNAPAVVEEQALSAKEQAHLSARDEKDVFVEYFGALSPVSEDMFKTPQYTSSGFNNLAKMKSGLGGGAPTMSLPGKRQEEEQFSEDEFQDAASNTKCYQTLPHHPFQPHIHFMHPFRF from the exons ATGGATTTCATCACGAACATGATCAAACGGCCCCTGAGCATTCGCCTGTCAGacgccaacagcagcagcagtgacagCGGCCTGTCGTTGGCGGATTCCAAACCAAAGGATTCCCCATCTGCATTGGCTAGCATGGCTGTGCACCCGGTCGTGGCCACAGAGGATTTGCTTCAACTGGGCGATCTGGAACCGCTGCCCAGCGCTAGGGAGAGCATTCAAAAGCTCCTGCTTGACGTCAATGTGAATCTGAGCCAAGTTAGCGCCCACGAAATGGAACATTTGCAGGCCATGAGCGCGGAG ATGAGTCCGCTGGCAGTGAAGCAGAGTGTCAGGCCGAGTTTGGAGAAACAAAAGGTTTTGGCTACGGCAATGATCATACCGCCATCAGAGGACCTGGCGATTGAGCCAGTGGCTCCTAGATTTGGGATGTTCGACGAGGAGGAGATACCGGAGCTCGCTCCACTCAGTGTCGAAATGGAGG CCCAACTGAAAGCCGATCAATCGGATGCGGATGTTTTTGTGGAGTGCATGTCTCTCAACAGCGAAAAGTTCTCCTGTGATCCTTCAGAGCTGGAGGCCTATTCGAGTGCCCTCAACGATGtactggagcagcagctggagcaaaCAGTCAGTGATCCACTGGCTGGCAGTATTGCACACAACACCAGCTACGAGCCCATGGATGTGGACGAAATCAACGAAACCATGGAAATGCTGAAGGATGTCTTGGCTCCAGAGGATCATCagttgctgcagcagcaattcCTCGGTGATGTCTTGCCGCCCGGTATGGGTCAAGAGCTGTACCATAGGCAACAGCAGTCGCCGCAGGAGGGAACAGAGGTGCCCCTGGAAAGGGagcagtcacagccacagtcaaTGCCTGTGCAGGAAGTTCCACAGCTGGAAAAGAAAgtgccagaggcagagcaatCCGTTGGGCAGTGCCAGAAGCAAGACGTGCCCTTACCAGCAATTGGTCTATTCCAGGAGAATGGGTCGCCTCAGGAGCAAGCGGAGCAGCAATTGCCAGCAGTTGATCCTTCCCAAGAGCAAAAGCAATTATCTAAGGAACTGGAAGTGGCTCTGCCAGCAGCAATTGAGCCTCCTCAAGAGCCGAACCAATCGACTCAGGAGAAGACAGCGCAGTCGCAGACATGCCAGGAGACGGAACAGCTTGTGAAAGCTCTTACGATGGATCAAATGCTTCAGGAGGAGCCACAAGAAAAGACACAGAACTCAGAGATATGCCAACTGCACGATCAGAAGGTCATAGTACATCCTCAGGAGGTACAATTCGAAAAGCAGGAACCAAAGGAATGTCCTGTGTTAATGAACAGCAGCCATATTTCCATGGAAAACGAGCACGAGCAGAGTCTTCAGCTGGAACAGCCTCAAGAGCCGGAAATAGAAACAGAGCAAGTTGTTCCATCCCCAGCAGAGGAACACTTGAAGAAACCAGAAGAGCCAGCTGTAGCTCCGCTCTCCCCGCCTATTCCGACTCTGCAGGCGAACAGGGTGGAGTATCCCATATCCCCGCCCATACCCACACATCGACCAAAGACTGCCGAGGAACTGATGTTCCTGGCGCTCAAAGAGTTCCCCTTAAGTGCTAATGAAGGTGATCTAGGATTTGATGATAAGGCAACTGTcccagaagaaaaaaaacccgaTCAGGGGACTGTGGTGGCCGTTACACCTAGCCAGTTGCAACAAACCACCAAGCCCCTTTCTCAAGAGCTGGACAGCAGCTTCTCCAACCCCAAGGTACTCTCGACAGGACCCAATTCACCAAGTTTTCCCATTAAAGGTCCGACTGAGCAGTCTGCGCACTTTCCCCGCTCGCCGCACGCTCCGGCCGAGCGAAAGGAGATGTCCTACCTGGAGGAGGCCGTCATAGAGTCCACGGCGCAGCGCAAGCTGAGCATTTGCGAGCCGGGAGTCATTGCCAAGTCGCCGGTTATCATACAAGTGTCGCAGCCGAGTCCGGAGCAGCGTCATCTGAATGAAACGCTGCCCATGGGTGAAGTTTCCCCGGAGCCGCAGGATGTAACCTTCGATAGCGGAAAACGGATCGAACACAGTCCTCAAAATGAAGATACAGCGTTTCAAGATTTGTCCACGTTTGCCGTGTCCCTGGGAGCAGCCGATGATCAACAGCGTCGCACATTCTCCGTGATCAAGTCCACAGAGGAccagcaggaggcaggagagAGCAAATCGCGTCGTACTTTCTCCCTGGAAAAGGACAAACCCCGACGCACTTTCTGTGTGGAGGCGCATGCCTCGCCGGCAGTGGAGGCCACCGAAGAGAGCATGGGCAGCGAGGATTACGAGGCCATGGACGTGGACGTCTCTGTGCAGGTTGAAGAGGCCACTACGTTCAAGTCCCCGCGGACCCCGGCCCAAGTTCCCAGCTCGCCACCAATCCCCACCCATCAAAACCTCACCCGTCCGCCTATCCATGTGGAGTATGCTCCGGCGGCCTCTCGCCAAGGCAATGCACCCGCTGTCGTCGAGGAGCAGGCCCTGTCCGCCAAGGAGCAGGCCCATCTCAGTGCCCGCGACGAAAAGGATGTGTTTGTGGAGTACTTCGGGGCCTTGTCGCCAGTGTCGGAAGACATGTTCAAGACGCCACAGTACACCAGTAGTGGGTTTAATAATTTAGCCAAAATGAAGTCCGGATTAGGAGGAGGAGCTCCCACAATGTCCCTACCTGGAaagaggcaggaggaggaacagTTTTCCGAAGACGAGTTTCAGGATGCCGCCAGTAATACAAAAT GCTATCAAACACTCCCCCACCACCCATTCCAGCCGCATATCCATTTCATGCATCCTTTTCGCTTTTGA
- the LOC6897759 gene encoding uncharacterized protein — MSFQSYYSPKAGTMRFQLIICAVIGLFLAFRITINDAVIFKFTNAVCESYNQSWFVFHNCRLKAVSRSKVFFNMNGTILHPANDIKIHMRIFKKANGYKPWLFDVTCDACLHLRKRNTPFLSIVYGLFKPYTNINHTCPYVGPQIITDFYLRPELLRLPFPTGDYMLSMRWIFDKKLQFDTNISFTYVEDLIKSK; from the exons ATGTCATTCCAAAGTTATTATTCCCCCAAGGCAGGAACGATGCGTTTTCAGCTGATTATCTGTGCTGTCATAGGATTATTCCTAGCATTCCGCATCACTATTAac GATGCTGTCATCTTCAAGTTTACGAATGCCGTGTGTGAAAGTTACAACCAATCCTGGTTCGTGTTCCACAACTGTCGTCTGAAGGCTGTCAGTCGAAGCAAAGTGTTCTTCAATATGAATGGAACGATATTACATCCGGCCAACGATATTAAAATTCATATGCGGATTTTTAAAAAGGCAAATGGCTACAAGCCATGGCTTTTCGATGTAACATGTGATGCCTGTCTGCATTTGCGAAAGCGAAATACCCCCTTCCTATCGATAGTCTATGGGCTCTTCAAACCATATACTAACATTAATCACACATGCCCCTACGTG GGTCCACAGATTATTACAGACTTTTATCTAAGACCCGAGCTACTGCGCCTTCCCTTTCCAACGGGGGATTATATGTTGTCGATGCGGTGGATCTTCGATAAGAAGCTCCAGTTTGATACGAACATTAGTTTTACGTACGTAGAGGATCTAATCAAGAGCAAATAG